One Vairimorpha necatrix chromosome 7, complete sequence DNA segment encodes these proteins:
- a CDS encoding protein RER1 (RER1), with protein MDLTVLTQIYLDQLAPLPSIRWGITGLLLLIYLLRIYFKESFYLLTYVLGIYLIHGTILFLTPKGENIADPFENYDQDEGDTFESELIDNQFKPITRNLPEFDYWLFSTKVVTFALFASCFSIFDIPVYTPILAIYFCMMLVFTINSLYQHTKRYNYNPFNISKGLYKD; from the coding sequence ATGGATTTGACTGTGTTAActcaaatatatttagatcAACTTGCTCCTCTTCCTTCTATCAGATGGGGTATCACTGGCCTATTACTACTAATATATCTACTcagaatatattttaaagaatctttttatttattaacttATGTCTTGGGTATTTATCTGATACACGGGAcaattctatttttaacGCCTAAAGGGGAAAATATTGCGGACCCATTCGAAAATTACGACCAAGACGAAGGGGACACTTTTGAAAGTGAACTAATAGACAATCAATTTAAACCTATAACAAGAAATTTACCAGAATTTGACTACTGGCTTTTTAGTACTAAAGTAGTCACTTTCGCTTTATTCGCATCTTGTTTTAGTATTTTCGATATTCCTGTGTACACACCAATTCTGgcgatttatttttgtatgaTGCttgtttttacaataaattcGCTGTATCAACATACGAAAAGATACAATTATAATCcttttaatatatcaaaagGATTATATAAAGactaa
- a CDS encoding putative SP-containing protein, producing MDLIIGLFIILGNISAFVENYENYDLINEVNEYINNYHTLNPLSEQTSLYKNAFKYKYLPLGLNINSVKLTSIFLWCADLISEKHFYKINKIFDSESEYEESKNECLFKIKMCTNKNIFVKELDNKETSKTKCEKKKKIHFSKLDLFNNLVEMHFYIFNTDFTSNIDILKIYEFINFINSLKFLEKFQTRFVNVLGKNQYFKLTLPEFYILGMWSYLRNMNEKEKSMGINEKNISYIK from the coding sequence atggATTTGATTATTGGATTATTTATCATACTGGGAAATATAAGTGCATTTGTAGAAAACTATGAGAATTATGACTTAATAAACGAAGTAaatgaatatataaataattatcaTACTCTTAATCCTCTGTCAGAACAGACAAgtctttataaaaatgcttttaaatataaatatttaccaCTTGgtctaaatataaattcagTAAAATTGAccagtatttttttatggtGTGCAGATTTGATCAGTGAAAAACATTTctacaaaattaataaaatatttgattctGAGTCAGAATATGAAGAATCTAAAAATgaatgtttatttaaaatcaaaatgtgtacaaataagaatatatttgtaaaagaacttgataataaagaaacatcaaaaacaaaatgtgaaaaaaagaagaaaattcatttttctaaattagatctttttaataatttggtagaaatgcatttttatatctttaatACTGATTTTACTAGTAATATtgacatattaaaaatttatgaatttataaattttataaattcctTGAAATTTCTAGAGAAATTTCAGACAAGATTCGTCAATGTTTTGGGGAAGaatcaatattttaaattgacACTTCctgaattttatattttaggaATGTGGtcatatttaagaaatatgaATGAGAAAGAGAAGTCTATGGGGATAAAtgagaaaaatataagttatattaaataa
- a CDS encoding mitotic checkpoint protein BUB3 — MVVIKFKESPKDTISDILIKDQKIYISSWDNFIYLYDFNAQSLIHKIQNTSPILKMLHSENSIYSENLIYSEDSINFDNLIYADSCGNLNFYDQHKQNTKKIKFNLPGISTINTFKNMFIIGGYTNKLWLYSERGLFKSINLEDKVYNSLLINTELVLNYGNKIKIYDIRNFKVLREINNKKQIRTICIRENKLYIGDVEGKMKIHNLDTKEEIIINAHFEIQGNVKKVYPVNCIINEGNLYSCGSDGVVNKWKEDGKLKCNKIFKNKQGIIKMASYGERLVIGSGYNYENGVGETTENDIFMI, encoded by the coding sequence ATGGTAGTCATAAAATTCAAGGAATCTCCTAAAGATACCATTTCTGATATACTTATCAAAGACCAAAAAATCTACATATCCTCATGGgataatttcatttatcTCTATGATTTTAATGCACAATCTCTAATTCATAAAATCCAAAATACTTCTCCAATCCTCAAAATGCTTCATTCTGAAAATTCTATTTATTCTGAAAACTTGATATATTCTGAAGATTctattaattttgataaCTTGATTTATGCTGATTCATGCGGAAATCTGAATTTTTATGATCAGCATAAAcaaaacacaaaaaaaataaaatttaatttaccTGGTATTAGTACCATAAATACattcaaaaatatgtttataatAGGCGGATACACCAATAAACTCTGGTTATACAGTGAAAGAGGCCTCTTCAAGTCTATAAATCTAGAAGATAAAGTTTATAATTCGTTACTTATCAATACTGAACTAGTACTAAATTATGGAAATAAGATCAAAATTTACGACATAAGGAATTTTAAAGTACTaagagaaataaataacaaaaaacaaataagaACAATATGTATTAGAGAAAATAAGTTGTATATTGGTGATGTAGAAGGGAAAATGAAGATACATAATTTAGATactaaagaagaaataataataaatgcACATTTTGAAATACAAGGGAATGTAAAGAAAGTTTATCCGGTGAATtgtattataaatgaagggaatttatattcttgtGGGAGTGACGGGGTAGTGAACAAATGGAAAGAAGATGGGAAATTgaaatgtaataaaatatttaagaataaacagggaataataaaaatggcGAGTTATGGGGAGAGACTTGTAATAGGTAGTGGGTATAATTATGAGAATGGAGTAGGGGAAACAACAGAGAATGACATATTTATGATATAA
- a CDS encoding GDP-mannose transporter: MYLFLLSYSLFDILLTSSTIIISRLFLKDTKSGMLIYFFTNCINLLLALFRTDKVVYLNRYILLITCGFTTSTIFYFLSIYMKMSSVSFNNYYSCKIIIVSVLSISLMRTKYHKMQWIGKSLISLGIMTQFYYDKQTTFSWSIFTALSSGFFNALSTVLFEHKVRDNLSSMWEYLFTVNFCYIPFNLISAIVERSYYKSTNALLVSYFYILIFFNVLSTQASVYLSMNVDSFERTIISVVCNIISSLVSDIIMKIEVKTESLIGFGLVFIGTLLYVGFKEKTNGSNNKLKDQAPNQATNQAINQASNQA, encoded by the coding sequence atgtatttattcttACTTTCTTATTCTCTCTTTGACATTTTACTTACTTCTTCTACTATTATCATCTCCAGATTATTCCTCAAAGATACCAAGTCTGGTATgctgatttatttttttacaaattgtataaatttactcCTGGCTCTTTTTAGAACGGACAAGGTTGTTTACCTCAACAGatacattttattaatcaCATGTGGGTTTACTACTTCTACtatcttttattttctttctatttatatgaaaatgTCTTctgtttcttttaataattattattcttgtaaaataattatagtaAGCGTCTTGTCTATTTCTCTAATGAGGActaaatatcataaaatgcAGTGGATAGGTAAAAGTCTTATAAGTCTGGGAATTATGACTCAGTTTTATTATGACAAACAGACTACATTTTCCTGGTCTATTTTTACTGCTCTTTCTTCTGGTTTCTTTAATGCTTTGTCTACTGTCTTGTTTGAGCACAAAGTCAGAGACAATTTGTCTTCTATGTGGGAATATTTGTTTACTGTAAATTTCTGTTATATTCCTTTTAATTTGATCTCTGCTATTGTAGAGAGGAGTTATTATAAGAGTACTAATGCTTTATTAGtgtcttatttttatattttgatattcTTTAATGTCTTGTCTACTCAGGCTTCTGTTTATTTGTCAATGAATGTTGACTCATTTGAGAGGACGATTATATCAGTAGTGTGTAATATTATATCATCTCTAGTATCAGATATAATAATGAAGATAGAAGTGAAGACTGAGTCACTAATAGGATTTGGATTAGTATTTATAGGGACATTATTATATGTAGGATTCAAAGAGAAGACAAACGGATCAAATAATAAGCTTAAAGATCAAGCCCCAAATCAAGCCACAAATCAAGCTATAAATCAAGCATCAAATCAAGCCTAA
- a CDS encoding tubulin gamma chain (TBG): MREIITLQIGQCGNQMATEFWKTILNEHNINSEGSLISNTDLNDRKDIFFYESDDNKFIPRSILIDLEPRVLSQLSPLFNRENIFMPNEGGGAGNNWAHGFFVGQKHKEEALEIVRREAEGCDALEGFFMCHSIAGGTGSGFGSMIMQELKDEYPKNYTQTYSIFPNNEESSDVVVQPYNSILTLQRLYEFSDSVIVMDNTALGKLTLDSLRIDTPTFQHINSLISTIISASTSTMRFPGYTFADYPSLYSSLIPFKNLKFLVPSYTPFTIETLSKIVRKTSCGDVMRRLLSSKTRLATFESYKSTSAISVLNILYGVEDTTEIHKSVMKIMDRKLINFVPSMEPIFNIALSKQPSVLSKVSGLGLINSTGISHLFNKIIGQFDKLRKQKAFMDIYKKYGIEVENFDECRENLVKISEEYSATELVNFNRPEM; this comes from the coding sequence ATGCGCGAAATTATTACTTTGCAAATTGGCCAATGTGGAAATCAAATGGCCACAGAATTCTGGAAGACAATTTTAAACGAACACAATATAAATAGTGAAGGATCTCTCATTTCTAATACAGATCTAAACGACAGAAAAGACATCTTCTTCTACGAATCAGATGATAACAAATTTATTCCCAGATCAATCTTAATCGACTTGGAACCTCGTGTCTTGTCCCAATTGTCGCCACTTTTCAACAGGGAAAACATTTTCATGCCTAACGAAGGAGGTGGCGCCGGAAATAACTGGGCCCATGGATTCTTTGTAGGCCAAAAACATAAAGAAGAAGCACTAGAAATAGTAAGAAGAGAAGCTGAAGGATGTGACGCACTAGAAGGGTTTTTTATGTGTCATTCTATTGCAGGTGGAACAGGCTCAGGATTCGGGTCAATGATCATGCAGGAATTAAAAGACGAATAtcctaaaaattatacacaAACTTACTCAATATTCCCGAATAACGAAGAATCTTCTGATGTGGTCGTCCAGCCTTACAACTCAATTTTGACTTTACAAAGGCTTTATGAATTCTCAGACAGTGTCATCGTCATGGACAACACAGCTCTAGGGAAATTGACCCTTGATTCTTTGAGAATTGATACGCCGACTTTTCAACATAttaattctttaatatcTACAATAATAAGTGCATCTACGAGTACAATGCGCTTTCCTGGGTATACTTTTGCAGACTACCCatctttatattcttcATTGATaccttttaaaaatttaaaatttttagtccCGTCTTATACGCCTTTTACAATCGAAACACTAAGCAAAATCGTCCGGAAAACTTCTTGTGGAGATGTCATGCGTCGTCTATTGTCGTCTAAAACGAGATTGGCGACTTTCGAATCTTACAAATCCACTTCTGCTATCTCTGTCCTTAACATTTTGTATGGTGTCGAAGACACCACTGAAATCCACAAGTCAGTTATGAAAATCATGGACAGAAAACTAATTAATTTTGTGCCATCTATGGAACCAATCTTCAATATCGCCCTTTCTAAGCAACCAAGTGTTTTATCAAAAGTATCGGGACTTGGATTGATAAATTCTACAGGTATTTctcatttatttaataaaatcatagggcaatttgataaattaagaaaacaaaaagctTTTATGgatatttataagaaatatgGAATAGAAGTTGAAAACTTTGATGAATGTAGAGAAAATTTAGTGAAAATATCTGAAGAATACAGTGCGACAGAACTggtaaattttaataggCCCgaaatgtaa
- a CDS encoding coatomer subunit zeta has product MNLIDVYALVISDFKGNSLIKKVFNIENEKLEEIMKKCSTDRDPIFIFEDYLVFCKKEQDLICILVSNINNNEIFLGQAFEEFILALKQVLSKFTKEKIHKKYDVIFLLVDIFVYEGIIAENKSEKMLELLPKRSFESTEGMKVPKGLASVINNASKNFSRYI; this is encoded by the coding sequence atgaatttaatCGATGTTTACGCTTTAGTAATTTCAGATTTTAAAGGAAATTcgctaataaaaaaagtttttaatattgaaaatgaaaaattggaagaaataatgaaaaaatgttCAACAGACAGAGATcccatttttatatttgaagattatcttgttttttgtaaaaaagaacAAGATCTAATTTGTATTCTTGtttctaatattaataataatgaaatatttttaggaCAAGCTTTTGAAGAATTCATTTTGGCTTTAAAACAAGTTCTTTCGAAATTtactaaagaaaaaattcataaaaaatacgaTGTAATTTTCTTACTTGTAGATATTTTTGTGTACGAAGGAATTATTGCAGAAAATAAATCTGAGAAAATGTTGGAATTATTACCAAAGAGAAGTTTTGAATCTACTGAAGGTATGAAAGTACCAAAAGGATTGGCTTCTGTAATTAATAATgcatcaaaaaattttagtaggtacatttaa
- a CDS encoding DNA-directed RNA polymerase III subunit: MFVESKLEDSLKIYFSSKTDKSIQNILTLKYRNKFVPEVGLGIFIKNNYQILEKKCVEDYILYKIHFNIIFYRFLRDEILEGTVFLQNETGLFISIFFYDKIYVPIENLPDNSEITYIYDEKKNKKLSWVWNYKNNRFFIKTGEKIKFKVIKYDEENKIMLASLNESGLGPLTWWE; this comes from the coding sequence ATGTTCGTTGAGTCAAAACTCGAagattctttaaaaatttacttttcTTCTAAAACCGATAAATCTATCCAAAACATTTtaactttaaaatatagaaaCAAATTTGTACCAGAAGTGGGTCTAGGAATattcattaaaaacaattatcaaatattagaaaagaAATGTGTAGAAGATTacattttatacaaaatacattttaatataattttttatagatttcTAAGAGACGAAATCTTAGAAGGCACAGTTTTTCTCCAAAACGAAACaggtttatttatttctatctttttttatgataaaatttatgttccaatagaaaatttacCAGACAATTCTGAAATTACTTACATTTACgacgaaaaaaaaaataaaaaattgtcaTGGGTCtggaattataaaaataatagattttttattaaaactggtgaaaaaatcaaatttaaagttataaaatatgatgaagaaaataaaatcatgttGGCGAGTTTGAATGAGTCGGGACTTGGTCCACTTACATGGTgggaataa
- a CDS encoding F-box LRR-repeat protein has protein sequence MENLEILRITGAYLLTEINLPSKLKILDLSNCNRLTNSIIQELNRKYKTLEELKLSYCYKISHEVKLKTHVKRLFLEETRIHENFYHVQNLTALSLKNCVLIDSLCEKYANLEYLDLENITTIKNINVGNKLKHLNIQRCYNLVGWIKENKSKLTNLEYLNISYLEIKDMDFLVELKNLKEINLSWCDNVTDNLLIELIKNTNIEKISVFGCFNLTLESVKISYKFKDKVLVLGNHAETKFLIQNI, from the coding sequence atggaaaatttagaaattttacGCATTACTGGGGCGTATTTATTGActgaaataaatttaccgagtaaattaaaaattttagatttaagTAATTGTAACAGATTGACGAATTCAATAATACAAGAActaaatagaaaatataaaacattagaagaattgaaattatcttattgttataaaatttcacATGAAgtgaaattaaaaacacaTGTAAAAAGGCTCTTTTTAGAAGAAACTAGAATccatgaaaatttttatcatgtGCAAAATTTGACAGCTTTGTCATTAAAAAACTGTGTTTTAATCGACAGCTTATGTGAAAAATATGCTAATTTGGAATATTtagatttagaaaatataacaactataaaaaatataaatgtaggaaataaattaaaacatcttAATATACAAAGATGTTATAATTTAGTAGGCTGGatcaaagaaaataaatctaaattgactaatttagaatatttaaatatttcgtatttagaaattaaagaTATGGATTTTTTAGTTGAGcttaaaaatcttaaagaaataaatttgtccTGGTGCGACAATGTGACTGATAACTTGCTAATTgaacttataaaaaatacaaatatagaGAAAATTAGTGTTTTCGGgtgttttaatttaacaTTGGAAAgtgtaaaaatttcttataaatttaaagataaagTTCTTGTGCTTGGTAATCACGCGGaaactaaatttttaatacaaaatatataa
- a CDS encoding DNA primase small subunit PRIM1 encodes MYNDKYTRILLKYKIYLFNQGFIKKEDLDDRKIFSKHIKILYDKMFLKIDQEVTKSLIHLIKMPFCVHPATTLLSLPIDPNSLDNFEKTYLIKLKDVIENPNVLNESFRILDSWICSKKKMNFF; translated from the coding sequence ATGTACAATGACAAATATACTAGAATATTATtgaaatacaaaatatatctttttaatcaaggatttataaaaaaagaagatttggacgatagaaaaatattttcaaaacatataaaaattttatatgacAAAATGTTCCTTAAAATCGATCAGGAAGTTACAAAATCTTTGATtcatttgataaaaatgcCTTTTTGTGTGCATCCTGCGACTACTTTGCTTTCTCTGCCTATTGATCCAAATTCTCTAGATAATTTCGAGAAAACATATTTgatcaaattaaaagatgTGATTGAGAATccaaatgttttaaatgaGTCATTTAGAATTTTGGACTCTTGGATTTGTtctaaaaagaaaatgaattttttttaa